From Paenibacillus sp. PK3_47, the proteins below share one genomic window:
- a CDS encoding sensor histidine kinase, translating to MQKWHHIFHKSTGLSPYVWVVFYILPFYFIFRSSSMDRWVYGIIMIIMFFACYVLSFKSKGWVVYFWTSVQIVVSITMTLLFGYMYFALFLAFFIGNIQSKAGFFTMYSIHLLTTIVAINYELITRNPVFISQLPFVLVSIIAVVLLPATTYNRNNQDKLQGQLEDANKRISELVIMEERQRISRDLHDTLGQKLSLIGLKSDLAGKLINKNPAQAVIEINDVRQTARSALKEVREMITQMRGIRLEDELVRIRQFLQAAEIEFRLEGSPKLANTSLIMENVLSMCIKEAVTNVVKHSGATQCLIQIEPSRTDLYIKVTDNGKGIEGSNMDYKGHGLQGMRERLEFVNGGMDIVRDGGTMIIIRVPTVIRQPEQEVTV from the coding sequence CTCCAGTATGGACCGCTGGGTGTATGGAATCATTATGATAATTATGTTTTTTGCCTGCTACGTGCTTTCTTTTAAATCCAAGGGCTGGGTGGTCTACTTCTGGACGAGTGTGCAGATCGTTGTATCCATTACCATGACGCTGCTGTTCGGATACATGTATTTTGCGCTATTTCTGGCCTTTTTTATCGGGAATATCCAGAGCAAGGCCGGGTTCTTTACCATGTATTCCATTCATCTGCTGACTACGATTGTAGCCATTAACTATGAATTGATCACGCGCAATCCGGTGTTTATCTCCCAGCTTCCGTTCGTATTGGTCAGCATTATTGCAGTAGTCCTTCTTCCGGCTACCACCTATAACCGCAACAACCAGGACAAGCTGCAGGGCCAGCTGGAGGATGCCAACAAACGGATCTCGGAGCTGGTGATTATGGAGGAGCGCCAGCGTATTTCACGCGATCTGCATGATACGCTCGGCCAGAAGCTGTCGCTGATCGGTCTCAAAAGCGACCTGGCCGGCAAGCTGATTAACAAAAATCCGGCGCAGGCTGTTATAGAGATTAACGATGTCCGCCAGACGGCGAGAAGCGCGCTCAAAGAGGTCCGGGAGATGATCACCCAGATGCGGGGAATCAGGCTTGAAGACGAGCTGGTGCGGATCAGGCAGTTCCTGCAGGCGGCAGAAATCGAATTCCGGCTGGAGGGCAGCCCGAAGCTGGCCAATACTTCACTGATTATGGAGAATGTACTGAGCATGTGCATTAAGGAAGCGGTAACGAATGTAGTCAAACACAGCGGAGCCACCCAGTGCCTGATACAGATTGAACCCTCACGCACGGATCTGTACATTAAGGTGACGGATAACGGCAAAGGCATTGAAGGCTCCAACATGGATTACAAGGGTCACGGACTGCAGGGGATGAGAGAGCGGCTTGAATTTGTAAACGGCGGTATGGACATCGTACGGGACGGAGGAACTATGATTATAATAAGGGTCCCTACAGTCATACGGCAGCCGGAACAGGAGGTAACTGTGTAA
- a CDS encoding response regulator transcription factor, with amino-acid sequence MVKIVIAEDQRMLLGALASLLDLEEDMKVVGRAGNGEEAVKLVQQQQPDICIMDIEMPAMTGLEAAEALKDSGCKIMILTTFARAGYFERAVKAGVDAYLLKDSPIEELAQSIRSVMAGRRLYAPELMDEAYSSEANPLTQREKEVLGLIADGKNTKEIASQLYITTGTVRNYISVILDKLDVGNRIEAITRFKEKGWFK; translated from the coding sequence ATGGTCAAAATAGTGATCGCCGAGGATCAGCGCATGCTGCTGGGAGCGCTGGCTTCACTGCTTGATCTGGAAGAGGATATGAAGGTTGTCGGCAGAGCCGGCAACGGGGAAGAAGCTGTGAAGCTGGTGCAGCAGCAGCAGCCGGATATCTGCATCATGGATATCGAAATGCCGGCGATGACCGGTCTTGAAGCTGCGGAAGCACTGAAGGATTCCGGCTGCAAAATTATGATTCTGACCACCTTTGCCCGGGCGGGGTATTTCGAACGTGCGGTCAAGGCCGGAGTGGATGCTTATCTGCTGAAGGACAGCCCGATTGAAGAACTGGCCCAGTCTATCCGCAGCGTGATGGCCGGCAGGAGGCTGTATGCCCCCGAGCTGATGGATGAGGCATACAGCAGTGAGGCCAATCCGCTGACCCAGCGGGAGAAGGAAGTGCTGGGACTGATTGCCGACGGCAAAAATACAAAAGAAATCGCCAGCCAGCTGTATATTACAACCGGGACGGTCCGTAACTACATTTCGGTTATTCTCGACAAGCTGGATGTGGGCAACCGTATCGAAGCGATTACGAGGTTCAAAGAAAAAGGCTGGTTCAAATAA
- a CDS encoding SWIM zinc finger family protein, translating into MLELTTSYIDSLAPNAAAIKNGLGLARKKSFVQLQRSEGGELLFGQCSGSGKTPYVCSADFIVPEKPVFRCTCPSRQFPCKHALGLLYAYAEGQTFTEAPVPEDITAKREKAEKREENKEKQAAEGKENKPKKVNKSALKKKISAQLEGLDLLEKLVLSLIRGGLSTIDSKTVKSIQENVKQLGNYYLSGAQIELRRLALLLGSNQDREESYTYAVEQLTRLHAFIKKGRAYLTARGEDPELALDHESTIDEWLGHAWQLSELKEYGLTKEAAELLQLAFYSFDDLARQEYVDLGYWLDLESGEIHRTVNYRPYKAAKLMREEDSFFEVACTPVLYKYPGDMNVRVRYEEMKPRPVAAEDFALLSSKDQRSFTEAIKKVKNQLKNPLGDKLPVMLLHAADLGVTESGQYVMTDESGSSLVLEDIPSLPQGTVSLLPFLSAPALQDCSVLVMFEHILDSGRLVAQPLTVIKDETVTRLLY; encoded by the coding sequence TTGCTGGAGCTAACAACGTCGTATATTGATTCACTGGCACCCAATGCCGCCGCCATCAAGAACGGGCTGGGACTGGCACGCAAGAAAAGTTTTGTGCAGCTGCAACGCTCAGAGGGCGGGGAACTGCTCTTCGGGCAGTGTTCAGGGAGCGGCAAAACACCTTATGTATGCTCAGCGGATTTTATCGTGCCTGAGAAGCCTGTGTTCCGCTGTACCTGTCCCAGCCGGCAGTTTCCGTGCAAGCATGCCTTAGGTCTGCTGTATGCCTATGCCGAAGGCCAGACCTTTACTGAAGCTCCTGTACCGGAGGATATTACAGCCAAGCGGGAGAAGGCCGAGAAACGGGAAGAAAATAAAGAAAAGCAGGCGGCTGAAGGCAAGGAAAACAAACCCAAGAAGGTTAACAAGTCCGCGCTCAAAAAGAAAATCAGTGCCCAGCTTGAAGGGCTGGACCTGCTGGAGAAGCTGGTGCTGTCCCTGATCCGCGGCGGATTGTCCACTATTGACAGCAAAACGGTCAAAAGTATCCAGGAAAATGTGAAGCAGCTGGGCAATTATTATTTGTCCGGTGCCCAGATTGAGCTGCGCAGGCTGGCATTGCTGCTGGGCAGCAACCAGGACCGCGAGGAGAGCTATACATACGCTGTGGAACAGCTTACGCGGCTGCATGCGTTCATCAAGAAAGGCCGGGCTTATCTGACCGCAAGAGGTGAGGACCCGGAATTGGCGCTGGATCACGAATCTACAATTGATGAATGGCTTGGCCATGCCTGGCAGCTGTCGGAGCTGAAGGAATACGGGCTGACCAAGGAAGCAGCGGAGCTGCTTCAGCTGGCCTTTTACAGCTTTGATGATCTGGCCCGCCAGGAATATGTCGATCTTGGCTACTGGCTGGATTTGGAGAGCGGAGAGATACACCGTACGGTGAACTACCGTCCTTACAAGGCAGCCAAGCTGATGCGTGAGGAGGACAGCTTTTTTGAGGTGGCCTGCACGCCTGTGCTTTACAAGTATCCCGGTGACATGAATGTCCGGGTCAGATACGAAGAGATGAAGCCGAGGCCGGTAGCAGCTGAAGATTTCGCTCTTTTGTCTTCAAAGGACCAGCGTTCTTTTACGGAGGCTATTAAGAAAGTGAAAAACCAGCTCAAGAACCCGCTGGGCGACAAGCTGCCTGTAATGCTGCTGCATGCTGCGGATTTAGGTGTGACAGAAAGCGGGCAATATGTGATGACGGATGAATCCGGAAGCAGCCTTGTACTCGAGGATATTCCTTCACTTCCGCAGGGAACAGTTTCTCTGCTGCCGTTCCTGTCAGCCCCTGCGCTTCAGGACTGCTCTGTGCTTGTAATGTTCGAGCATATTCTGGACTCGGGCCGGCTGGTTGCCCAGCCGCTTACTGTCATCAAGGATGAGACTGTAACCCGTCTCTTGTACTAG
- a CDS encoding HEAT repeat domain-containing protein, with translation MSTALLQELHQEVRRLYIAGSDLAAGDFRLKRLLPQFQQLGERAAVFKKLGEGIAALTEPDGASLPASRLQELTLLLESVLYTQGSTAPDGAPGPVMNYPFSLKTELPYRKLAAVRLALTTTGSGRYETVVEAFKEGVFSDLRLLPLAIDALNDPYSAIADYAMTTILPSYGPAINGLLWESLDPKGGRREVRKLEVIGITGGAEWLARIFEAAEQGNQDMKIAAMEFMAGHAEYTPVLLEWSRENSELRKAAYYALARGGSAEGEARLLEAFEGKDREHVAYALAKWPSDKLKKILADQFLDEIRHIPEKSDDAEVMNTYGERIRPYLTVFNHDTSPVLYEVFKLVLKEYKRLSVIGRSSLITHAAGYIEASGTMEDFKLLEELAGQDYLYVSYCFRAAYKLFSPSELFERFVSLTPDELKYPVFIKPTRIELVLIETIELMVLPHRRVAYDMVWDPSRPGRQYSSIMISEDNISSDWDDRWLDWFMAKGAVKLVCAFARSGHEEAISFLKENLFALKQRDRQEIIPLIFTGFSRAGMEKSERQELLMTVLEKERYYDPYVFDLYLFQMLLDFPPGYISRIEALLPRFRYESKQQLEHLINHLQEKNKS, from the coding sequence ATGAGTACAGCATTGTTACAAGAGCTGCATCAAGAGGTGAGAAGGCTATACATTGCCGGCAGTGATCTGGCAGCAGGAGATTTCAGATTGAAACGGCTGCTGCCGCAGTTCCAGCAGCTGGGTGAACGTGCCGCCGTATTCAAGAAGCTGGGCGAAGGCATTGCGGCGCTGACCGAACCCGATGGAGCTTCCCTGCCTGCTTCCCGGCTGCAGGAACTAACCCTGCTGCTGGAATCCGTGCTGTATACCCAGGGATCAACGGCGCCGGACGGAGCTCCGGGGCCTGTGATGAACTATCCGTTTTCACTTAAGACGGAGCTGCCTTACCGTAAGCTGGCTGCTGTAAGGCTGGCACTCACTACAACGGGCAGCGGCAGATATGAAACGGTAGTCGAAGCTTTTAAGGAAGGTGTGTTCTCGGACCTGCGCCTGCTGCCGCTGGCTATCGATGCTTTAAATGATCCCTACTCCGCGATTGCCGATTATGCAATGACTACCATTTTACCTTCTTACGGGCCGGCTATTAACGGTCTGTTATGGGAAAGTCTCGACCCCAAAGGGGGCAGACGTGAAGTCCGGAAGCTGGAAGTCATCGGTATTACCGGAGGAGCTGAATGGCTGGCCAGGATTTTTGAAGCGGCGGAACAAGGGAACCAGGATATGAAGATTGCGGCCATGGAATTTATGGCAGGTCATGCTGAATATACCCCTGTTCTGCTGGAATGGTCCAGGGAGAACAGTGAACTCCGCAAAGCCGCTTATTACGCTCTTGCCCGGGGCGGATCTGCTGAAGGCGAAGCCAGACTGCTTGAAGCTTTTGAAGGCAAAGACAGGGAACATGTGGCGTATGCGCTCGCAAAATGGCCTTCCGACAAGCTTAAGAAAATCCTTGCTGATCAGTTTTTGGATGAAATCCGGCATATCCCGGAGAAAAGTGATGACGCTGAGGTGATGAATACTTATGGAGAGCGGATCCGGCCATATCTTACAGTATTTAATCATGATACGAGCCCGGTGCTTTATGAGGTGTTCAAGCTTGTCCTGAAAGAATATAAGCGTCTGTCTGTAATAGGGAGGTCATCGCTGATCACGCACGCAGCCGGTTATATAGAGGCTTCGGGCACCATGGAAGACTTCAAGCTGCTGGAGGAGCTGGCCGGACAGGATTATCTCTATGTGAGTTATTGTTTCCGGGCGGCGTATAAGCTCTTTTCACCCTCAGAGCTGTTTGAACGGTTTGTCAGCCTGACGCCGGACGAACTGAAGTACCCTGTGTTCATCAAGCCGACCCGGATCGAACTGGTGCTGATAGAGACAATAGAGTTGATGGTACTCCCCCATAGAAGAGTAGCTTACGACATGGTTTGGGATCCCTCAAGACCGGGCCGGCAGTATTCTTCAATAATGATCTCAGAGGACAACATTTCCAGTGATTGGGATGACCGCTGGCTGGACTGGTTTATGGCTAAAGGAGCGGTAAAATTGGTTTGCGCTTTTGCCCGGAGTGGTCATGAGGAAGCAATCAGCTTCCTGAAAGAGAATCTGTTTGCACTGAAACAGCGCGACAGACAGGAAATCATTCCGCTTATCTTCACAGGCTTCAGCAGGGCGGGCATGGAGAAAAGTGAGCGCCAGGAGCTGCTGATGACTGTGCTGGAAAAGGAGAGATATTACGATCCGTATGTATTCGATCTTTATCTGTTCCAGATGCTGCTGGACTTTCCGCCAGGCTACATCAGCCGTATAGAGGCGCTGCTTCCGCGGTTTAGATACGAAAGTAAACAGCAGCTGGAACATCTGATTAACCATTTGCAGGAGAAGAATAAATCATAA
- a CDS encoding AAA family ATPase codes for MSTEQEQLQDYMRLPAEVLYQEELAALRREDSGTIPAGWQMSPRAVLTFITGGKAGNTVITPKYIGNKRLVEMAVATLVTDRALLLIGEPGTAKSWLSENLAAAIYGNSGLVVQGTAGTSEEHVRYSWNYAMLLANGPTPEALVKSPIMRAMENGGIARFEEISRCASEVQDALISILSEKTISVPELGKEASARKGFSIIATANTRDRGVNEMSAALKRRFNIIVLPAPNDIETELSIVKKRVAEIAASYDLQAAVPADEALLKVVTIFRELRSGMTLDKKEKVKTPAGVISTAEAISLLTNSMALAASFGSGELTDSDLAAGLQGAIVKDDDKDKLVWREYLDNVMKKKGAEWRGLYNACKEMNE; via the coding sequence ATGTCAACGGAACAGGAACAACTTCAGGATTACATGCGTCTCCCGGCAGAAGTGCTGTATCAGGAGGAACTTGCGGCGCTGCGCCGGGAAGACAGCGGGACCATCCCGGCCGGATGGCAGATGTCCCCGCGGGCGGTGCTGACCTTTATCACCGGAGGCAAAGCCGGGAACACAGTCATCACCCCTAAATATATCGGAAATAAGCGTCTGGTTGAAATGGCGGTAGCCACTCTAGTTACCGACCGGGCACTGCTGCTGATCGGTGAACCGGGAACCGCCAAATCATGGCTCTCAGAGAACCTGGCAGCAGCCATTTACGGTAATTCAGGACTGGTGGTCCAAGGGACTGCCGGAACCAGTGAGGAGCATGTGCGTTACTCCTGGAACTACGCAATGCTGCTGGCAAACGGCCCGACCCCGGAGGCTTTGGTCAAAAGCCCTATAATGCGCGCCATGGAGAACGGCGGAATTGCCCGGTTTGAAGAGATTTCCCGCTGCGCATCGGAGGTGCAGGATGCGCTGATCTCCATACTGTCGGAGAAGACGATCTCTGTTCCGGAGCTGGGCAAGGAAGCCAGTGCACGCAAGGGTTTCTCCATTATTGCCACAGCTAATACCAGAGACCGCGGAGTCAATGAGATGTCTGCGGCACTCAAACGGCGTTTCAATATTATCGTGCTCCCGGCACCTAATGATATTGAAACGGAGCTGTCTATCGTCAAGAAGCGGGTGGCGGAAATTGCGGCTTCGTATGATCTTCAGGCTGCTGTTCCGGCTGATGAGGCGCTGCTCAAGGTGGTTACCATTTTCCGTGAACTGCGCAGCGGTATGACTCTGGATAAGAAAGAGAAGGTGAAGACGCCGGCCGGTGTCATATCCACCGCAGAAGCGATTTCTCTGCTCACCAACAGCATGGCGCTGGCTGCCAGCTTCGGCAGCGGTGAGCTGACTGACAGTGACCTGGCGGCCGGACTGCAGGGTGCGATTGTTAAGGACGATGACAAGGACAAACTGGTATGGAGGGAATACCTGGACAACGTAATGAAGAAAAAAGGAGCGGAGTGGCGCGGCCTGTACAACGCCTGTAAGGAGATGAATGAGTGA